The proteins below are encoded in one region of Microbispora sp. NBC_01189:
- a CDS encoding methyltransferase, translating into MRSVDAPSDLVRRLRDRFVETGYSIDGVRERLGDMAASALAREEIVPALRATRDADPLAALIRLWWLGVPVSMAAADLPLQDLIEAGLLVRLGDTVQAAVHLQPWDAGTADPAYVVSDRKVRPGDPSLRPDHVVGAGGASANLAQLGWAAPAGRALDLGTGCGVQVLHLAPRAGEVVATDVNRRALRLARLSWELSGVYGVEAREGSMYDPVDGERFDLVVSNPPFVIAPEARYTYRETGRRGDDFCRELVRRTPRHLAQGGHARFLANWLHVKGEDWPDRVGGWLTETGCDGWAVQRDVQDPAEYVELWLRDSAEHGTSAYRERYDEWLAWFESMDVTGVGFGWIALHDSGSLSPLVRVEELTHPVEPPAGALVEEVLRAARTAYELSDEDLLDARLRVAEGVAEERVGPPGADDPSRIVLRQTRGARRTAAVGTVEAALAGVCDGDLPTRPLLAAIAELTGEDPDAVLGRAPAALRPLVAEGFLSVAG; encoded by the coding sequence ATTCGATCCGTGGACGCCCCTTCTGACCTGGTCCGACGGCTTCGCGACAGATTCGTGGAGACCGGTTACTCGATCGACGGCGTACGTGAGCGGCTGGGCGACATGGCGGCCTCGGCCCTGGCCCGTGAGGAGATCGTGCCCGCGCTGCGCGCCACCAGGGACGCCGACCCCCTCGCCGCGCTCATCCGTCTGTGGTGGCTCGGCGTCCCGGTCAGCATGGCCGCCGCCGACCTGCCCCTCCAGGACCTCATCGAGGCCGGTCTGCTGGTGCGGCTGGGCGACACCGTCCAGGCCGCCGTGCATCTCCAGCCCTGGGACGCGGGGACGGCCGACCCGGCGTACGTCGTCTCCGACCGCAAGGTGCGGCCCGGCGACCCCTCCCTGCGCCCCGACCACGTCGTCGGGGCCGGCGGGGCGTCGGCGAACCTCGCCCAGCTCGGCTGGGCCGCCCCGGCCGGCCGGGCGCTCGACCTCGGCACCGGCTGCGGGGTGCAGGTGCTGCACCTCGCTCCCCGGGCCGGTGAGGTCGTCGCGACCGACGTGAACCGCCGCGCGCTGCGGCTCGCCCGCCTCAGCTGGGAGCTGTCCGGCGTGTACGGCGTCGAGGCGCGCGAGGGGTCGATGTACGACCCGGTGGACGGCGAGAGGTTCGACCTCGTGGTGTCCAACCCGCCGTTCGTCATCGCGCCGGAGGCGAGGTACACCTACCGCGAGACCGGGCGGCGCGGCGACGACTTCTGCCGCGAGCTCGTCCGGCGCACGCCCCGCCATCTCGCCCAGGGCGGGCACGCCCGCTTCCTCGCCAACTGGCTGCACGTCAAGGGTGAGGACTGGCCGGACAGGGTGGGCGGCTGGCTCACCGAGACCGGCTGCGACGGCTGGGCCGTGCAACGCGACGTGCAGGACCCCGCCGAGTACGTCGAGCTGTGGCTGCGCGACTCCGCCGAGCACGGCACCTCGGCCTACCGGGAGCGCTACGACGAATGGCTCGCGTGGTTCGAGTCGATGGACGTGACCGGCGTCGGCTTCGGCTGGATCGCCCTGCACGACTCCGGTTCGCTCAGCCCGCTGGTGCGGGTGGAGGAGCTGACGCACCCGGTGGAGCCGCCGGCCGGCGCGCTGGTCGAGGAGGTTCTGCGGGCTGCGCGGACGGCGTACGAGCTCTCCGACGAGGACCTGCTCGACGCGCGCCTCAGGGTGGCCGAGGGTGTCGCGGAGGAGCGTGTCGGCCCGCCCGGCGCCGACGACCCCTCCCGCATCGTGCTCCGGCAGACCCGGGGCGCCCGCCGTACGGCCGCCGTGGGGACGGTTGAGGCGGCCCTGGCAGGGGTGTGCGACGGAGACCTGCCCACGCGGCCGCTGCTCGCCGCGATCGCGGAACTCACCGGAGAGGACCCGGACGCCGTGCTCGGCCGGGCCCCCGCGGCGCTCCGCCCGCTGGTCGCCGAGGGCTTTCTCTCGGTCGCCGGTTAG
- a CDS encoding TetR/AcrR family transcriptional regulator encodes MNNVRSGRDGRARIIEGALRRFSQSGVSATTLASLRQESGVSVGSFYHHFTSKEHVYGVLYAEILEAYQDAFVDELIRHEDARGGIEAIVALHMAWCGEHPERARLLISERPPRRNEPGGPEVAESRRDFFRQVADWWRPHVKNGELRPVPPTMCYVLWLGPAQEMCRLWFSGAHQPTAEEIRELGEAAWHSLKTP; translated from the coding sequence GTGAACAACGTGAGAAGCGGGCGGGACGGCAGGGCAAGGATCATCGAGGGCGCCCTGCGCAGGTTCAGCCAGAGCGGGGTGTCCGCCACCACGCTCGCCAGCCTCCGCCAGGAGAGCGGCGTCAGCGTCGGCAGCTTCTACCACCACTTCACCAGCAAGGAGCACGTCTACGGGGTGCTCTACGCCGAGATCCTGGAGGCCTACCAGGACGCGTTCGTCGACGAGCTCATCCGGCACGAGGACGCGCGCGGCGGGATCGAGGCCATCGTCGCCCTGCACATGGCGTGGTGCGGGGAGCACCCGGAACGCGCCCGCCTGCTGATCAGCGAGCGCCCGCCCCGCCGCAACGAGCCCGGCGGCCCGGAGGTCGCCGAGTCGCGGCGCGACTTCTTCCGCCAGGTCGCCGACTGGTGGCGGCCGCACGTGAAGAACGGCGAGCTCCGGCCGGTCCCCCCCACCATGTGCTACGTGCTGTGGCTCGGCCCGGCGCAGGAGATGTGCCGCCTGTGGTTCAGCGGTGCCCACCAGCCCACCGCGGAGGAGATCCGCGAGCTGGGCGAGGCCGCCTGGCACAGTCTCAAGACGCCGTAG
- a CDS encoding winged helix-turn-helix transcriptional regulator, producing MRRYRVDNCSIERTLAVLGEKWTLLVLREAFTGVRRFADLQSRTGAPRQVLSARLSRLVDEGLLRKVPYQEPGQRQRDEYRLTQKGLDLYPILIALMHWGDRYLADSAGPPVVVTHRDCGAPVALRLLCADGHEVGGPREATPRPGPGARLGAPA from the coding sequence ATGCGGCGTTATCGGGTGGACAACTGCTCCATCGAGCGAACCCTCGCCGTGCTCGGCGAGAAGTGGACGCTCCTGGTGCTGCGGGAGGCGTTCACCGGCGTCCGGCGGTTCGCCGATCTCCAGTCCCGTACGGGGGCGCCCCGGCAGGTGCTCAGCGCCCGGCTGTCCCGCCTCGTCGACGAGGGACTGCTGCGCAAGGTGCCCTACCAGGAGCCCGGCCAGCGTCAGCGCGACGAGTACCGGCTCACCCAGAAAGGGCTCGACCTCTACCCGATTCTGATCGCCCTGATGCACTGGGGCGACCGCTACCTCGCCGACTCCGCCGGGCCGCCGGTCGTGGTGACCCACCGCGACTGCGGCGCACCGGTCGCGCTGCGGCTGCTGTGCGCGGACGGCCACGAGGTCGGCGGGCCCCGGGAGGCGACCCCCCGCCCCGGCCCCGGCGCCCGGCTCGGCGCCCCCGCCTGA
- a CDS encoding SURF1 family protein, whose amino-acid sequence MYRFLLSRRWVGLHLLVLALIPAFFFLGKWQWGRFEENSARSTRITANLAAAPEPIDRLDRPGGAVPEKDGHRLVTATGRYDPAHELVVRRRTLNARVGFYVVTPLVTPGGAVLVNRGWVPAGATADAPPRVPVPPAGEVTVTGRLRPAETRENSGIRVRAGLPAGQILLIDTSTVARGLPYPVYGGFVELTGQRPPAGASPELLPPPDVGAGGGLNLAYAVQWWLFIGIAVGGWVLLIRREARDLREAGEHRGEHREGHREGHREGHCGGHCGGHCGGHCGGHCGGRRPRGRARRVDHTQ is encoded by the coding sequence GTGTACCGGTTCCTCCTCTCACGCCGCTGGGTCGGGCTGCACCTGCTCGTGCTCGCGCTGATCCCCGCCTTCTTCTTCCTGGGGAAGTGGCAGTGGGGGCGGTTCGAGGAGAACTCGGCCAGAAGCACCAGGATCACCGCCAACCTCGCCGCGGCGCCCGAGCCGATCGACCGGCTCGACCGACCCGGCGGGGCCGTACCGGAGAAGGACGGGCACCGTCTCGTCACCGCGACCGGGCGGTACGACCCCGCGCACGAACTCGTGGTGCGCCGCCGCACCCTCAACGCCCGGGTCGGGTTCTATGTGGTCACCCCGCTCGTCACCCCCGGCGGCGCCGTGCTGGTGAACCGGGGCTGGGTCCCGGCCGGCGCGACCGCGGACGCGCCGCCGCGGGTGCCCGTGCCGCCCGCCGGAGAGGTGACGGTCACCGGGCGGCTGCGCCCGGCCGAGACGCGGGAGAACAGCGGGATCAGGGTCCGGGCCGGGCTGCCCGCCGGCCAGATCCTGCTGATCGACACGTCCACGGTGGCCAGGGGCCTGCCGTATCCGGTCTACGGCGGCTTCGTCGAGCTGACCGGCCAGCGGCCACCGGCCGGCGCCTCCCCCGAGCTCCTGCCGCCGCCGGACGTGGGCGCCGGTGGCGGGCTCAACCTCGCGTACGCCGTGCAGTGGTGGTTGTTCATCGGGATCGCGGTGGGCGGCTGGGTCCTGCTCATCCGCCGGGAGGCCCGCGATCTGCGGGAGGCCGGAGAACACCGGGGAGAACACCGGGAAGGACACCGGGAAGGACACCGGGAAGGACACTGCGGAGGACACTGCGGAGGACACTGCGGAGGACACTGCGGAGGACACTGCGGAGGCCGCCGTCCCCGAGGACGCGCCAGACGCGTTGATCACACCCAGTGA
- a CDS encoding amidohydrolase family protein, with protein sequence MTTPLHPDPEPRRRDYVIISVDDHLIEPADLFEGRLPEKYKDLAPKVVETEAGHQVWRYGGATYPCAGVDVGAGLPKEQWTLDPVRFDDMRPGCHDIEARIGDMDRAGIWAALCFPGMLASQAGVAFGRTRDQDLGLALVRAWNDWHVDVWAGSYPERMIALQLPWLPDPEVAAKEIRENAARGFKAVVFPEFPTRLRLPSIHSRHWDPFFAACEETGTVLCLHTGASSWAPVPSPDTPVEAITTLIPASAMFACADWLWSGVALRFPKLRVLIVEGGVGWLPMLAERADYALDHPVAGEPAWEGGLKPSEVLRRNFFFGTLDDSALSSVRLAVGMEHVLLEAGYPRAESTWPDTQRAVARNLGSLPPADIARVSYGNAARLFGHPLPSRAWLRMEQL encoded by the coding sequence GTGACGACGCCGCTGCATCCCGACCCAGAGCCGAGGCGGCGGGACTACGTGATCATTTCGGTCGACGATCATCTGATCGAGCCGGCCGACCTCTTCGAGGGCCGTCTCCCGGAGAAGTACAAGGACCTCGCGCCCAAGGTCGTCGAGACCGAGGCGGGTCACCAGGTGTGGCGGTACGGCGGCGCCACCTATCCCTGCGCCGGGGTCGACGTGGGGGCGGGCCTGCCCAAGGAGCAGTGGACCCTCGACCCCGTGCGCTTCGACGACATGCGGCCGGGCTGCCACGACATCGAGGCACGCATCGGTGACATGGACCGCGCCGGGATCTGGGCGGCCCTCTGCTTCCCTGGGATGCTGGCGAGCCAGGCGGGCGTGGCGTTCGGCCGCACCCGCGACCAGGACCTCGGGCTCGCGCTGGTGCGGGCGTGGAACGACTGGCACGTCGACGTGTGGGCGGGCAGCTACCCCGAGCGCATGATCGCGCTCCAGCTGCCCTGGCTGCCCGACCCGGAGGTCGCGGCCAAGGAGATCCGGGAGAACGCCGCCCGCGGCTTCAAGGCCGTCGTGTTCCCCGAGTTCCCCACCCGGCTGCGGCTGCCGTCCATCCACAGCAGGCACTGGGACCCGTTCTTCGCCGCCTGCGAGGAGACCGGGACGGTCCTCTGCCTGCACACCGGGGCGTCCTCCTGGGCGCCGGTGCCCTCGCCCGACACCCCGGTGGAGGCGATCACCACGCTGATCCCGGCCAGCGCGATGTTCGCCTGCGCCGACTGGCTCTGGTCGGGGGTCGCGCTGCGCTTCCCGAAGCTGCGCGTCCTCATCGTGGAGGGCGGCGTGGGCTGGCTGCCGATGCTGGCCGAGCGGGCCGACTACGCGCTCGACCACCCCGTCGCGGGCGAGCCGGCCTGGGAGGGCGGCCTGAAGCCCAGCGAGGTGTTGCGGCGCAACTTCTTCTTCGGCACCCTCGACGACAGCGCGCTCAGCTCCGTACGGCTGGCCGTCGGCATGGAGCACGTCCTGCTGGAGGCCGGATATCCGCGCGCCGAGTCGACCTGGCCGGACACCCAGCGCGCGGTGGCCCGCAACCTCGGCAGCCTGCCCCCGGCCGACATCGCCCGGGTCTCGTACGGCAACGCCGCCCGGCTGTTCGGCCATCCGCTGCCGTCACGCGCCTGGCTGCGCATGGAACAGCTCTGA
- a CDS encoding YkvA family protein, translating to MVKAGRAAATWRAYREVSRPGAPGVGPRLKAVPRMIRAAVKGEYHGLTKGKLAMLGMAVAYIVSPIDVVPDFLLGIGIVDDFGVLLWLATALLGESGQFVEWENGARPVHTGPEHTGPVQTSPTRTGRTRR from the coding sequence ATGGTGAAGGCAGGACGTGCGGCGGCCACCTGGCGCGCCTACCGCGAGGTGTCCCGGCCGGGAGCGCCGGGCGTCGGACCGCGCCTCAAGGCCGTGCCCCGGATGATCCGCGCCGCCGTCAAGGGCGAGTACCACGGCCTGACGAAGGGCAAGCTGGCCATGCTCGGCATGGCCGTGGCGTACATCGTGTCCCCCATCGACGTGGTGCCCGACTTCCTTCTGGGCATCGGGATCGTCGACGACTTCGGCGTCCTGCTGTGGCTGGCGACCGCGCTGCTCGGCGAGAGCGGCCAGTTCGTCGAGTGGGAGAACGGCGCCCGGCCCGTCCACACCGGGCCCGAGCACACCGGGCCCGTGCAGACCTCCCCCACTCGTACGGGCCGGACGCGGCGCTAG
- a CDS encoding TetR/AcrR family transcriptional regulator, producing the protein MAETTRELIVETALRLFRERGYEATTMRAIAAEAGVSVGNAYYYFTSKEQLVQAYYDRAQATHEAACREVFAAERSFAGRLGGVLREWVRISEPYHEFAVKFFKHAAEPSNPLSPFSAESAPARESAIALYREVVDGSAGRMDDELREELPELLWMLWMGVVLFWVHDVSPGCARTHRLIDRVVPLVDRLVALSHLPGIKGVAREVIEVVHELRA; encoded by the coding sequence GTGGCCGAGACAACACGGGAGCTCATCGTCGAAACGGCCCTGCGGCTGTTCCGGGAGCGGGGGTACGAGGCGACCACGATGCGTGCGATCGCCGCTGAGGCGGGCGTGTCGGTGGGCAACGCCTACTACTACTTCACGTCCAAGGAACAGCTGGTCCAGGCGTACTACGACCGGGCGCAGGCGACGCACGAAGCGGCCTGCCGCGAGGTGTTCGCCGCCGAACGGTCCTTCGCCGGACGCCTCGGCGGCGTGCTGCGCGAGTGGGTGCGGATCTCCGAGCCGTACCACGAGTTCGCGGTGAAGTTCTTCAAGCACGCCGCGGAGCCGAGCAACCCGCTCAGCCCGTTCAGTGCCGAGTCGGCGCCCGCGCGGGAGTCGGCCATCGCGCTCTACCGGGAGGTCGTCGACGGGTCGGCCGGGCGCATGGACGACGAACTGCGCGAGGAGCTGCCCGAGCTGCTGTGGATGCTGTGGATGGGCGTCGTGCTGTTCTGGGTGCACGACGTCTCGCCCGGCTGCGCGCGCACCCACCGCCTCATCGACCGGGTCGTCCCGCTCGTCGACCGGCTGGTCGCCCTGTCGCACCTGCCCGGCATCAAGGGCGTGGCCAGGGAGGTCATCGAGGTGGTGCACGAGCTGCGGGCGTGA
- a CDS encoding aspartate-semialdehyde dehydrogenase — translation MGSSVGSGGNAGGGAPRRKPVLAVVGATGAVGTVMLDILTNRRDLSDAYGEIRLIASPRSAGKVLSVRGEDVVVQALSPEAFDGVDIAMFDVPDEVSAEWAPIAAERGAVAVDNSGAFRMDPDVPLVVPECNPEQARNRPKGIISNPNCTTLSMMAAMGALHRQYRLRELVVSSYQAVSGAGVAGPERLYAEIEAVAGDRTMGTVAGDVRKAVPDLADSPFPAPLALNVVPLAGSLRGGGWTSEELKVRNESRKILGIPDLRVSATCVRVPVVTTHSLAVHATFEREVTVEGAREILDAAPTVVVLDDPANGVFPTPADVVGTDPTYVGRIRQALDFPNTLDLFVCGDNLRKGAALNTAEIAALVATEFA, via the coding sequence GTGGGCTCTTCTGTGGGGTCCGGGGGGAATGCTGGGGGCGGAGCCCCCCGCAGGAAGCCCGTTCTGGCCGTCGTCGGCGCGACCGGCGCCGTCGGCACGGTCATGCTCGACATCCTGACCAACCGCCGCGACCTGTCCGACGCGTACGGCGAGATCCGGCTCATCGCCTCCCCGCGTTCGGCGGGCAAGGTGCTGAGCGTGCGCGGCGAGGACGTCGTGGTCCAGGCGTTGTCGCCGGAGGCCTTCGACGGCGTCGACATCGCGATGTTCGACGTGCCGGACGAGGTGTCCGCCGAGTGGGCGCCGATCGCCGCCGAGCGCGGCGCGGTGGCCGTGGACAACTCCGGCGCCTTCCGGATGGACCCGGATGTGCCGCTCGTGGTGCCCGAGTGCAACCCCGAGCAGGCCCGCAACCGGCCCAAGGGGATCATCTCCAACCCCAACTGCACGACGCTGTCGATGATGGCCGCGATGGGCGCACTGCACCGCCAGTACCGCCTGCGTGAGCTGGTCGTCTCCTCCTACCAGGCCGTCTCCGGCGCCGGAGTGGCCGGCCCCGAGCGGTTGTACGCCGAGATCGAGGCCGTCGCGGGCGACCGGACGATGGGCACGGTGGCCGGCGACGTACGCAAGGCCGTGCCGGACCTGGCCGACTCGCCGTTCCCCGCTCCGCTGGCGCTCAACGTGGTGCCGCTGGCGGGCTCGCTCCGGGGCGGCGGCTGGACGTCGGAGGAGCTGAAGGTCCGCAACGAGTCCCGCAAGATCCTCGGCATCCCGGACCTGCGGGTCTCCGCGACCTGCGTGCGCGTCCCCGTGGTGACCACCCACTCGCTGGCCGTCCACGCGACGTTCGAGCGGGAGGTGACCGTCGAGGGCGCCCGGGAGATCCTGGACGCGGCGCCGACCGTCGTGGTGCTCGACGACCCGGCCAACGGTGTGTTCCCCACGCCGGCGGACGTCGTGGGCACCGACCCGACCTACGTCGGCCGGATCCGGCAGGCGCTCGACTTCCCCAACACGCTCGACCTGTTCGTGTGCGGCGACAACCTCCGCAAGGGCGCCGCGCTGAACACCGCCGAGATCGCCGCGCTGGTCGCCACCGAGTTCGCCTGA
- a CDS encoding aspartate kinase codes for MALVVQKYGGSSVADASCIKRVAQRIVTTKKAGNDVVVVVSAMGDTTDELLDLARQVSPLPPGRELDMLLTSGERISMALLAMAIANLGHEARSFTGSQAGVITDSTHGKARIIDVTPSRIREAVDSGQIAIVAGFQGVSQDSKDITTLGRGGSDTTAVALAAALGADVCEIYTDVDGIYTADPRIVRTARQIPRISYEEAMEMAACGAKILHLRCVEYARRFNLPIHVRSSFSTKEGTWVVSDPYSEGTEVEQPIISGVAHDRSEAKITVVGVPDKVGEAAAIFRTLADAEINIDMIVQNVSAAATGRTDISFTLPVNDSQTALTALKKIQTQVAFESLLYDDQIGKVSLVGAGMRSNPGVTATFFGALADAGVNIEMISTSEIRISVVVGQNEVDTAVAAAHRAFDLDSDQVEAVVYGGTGR; via the coding sequence GTGGCGCTCGTTGTGCAGAAGTACGGTGGTTCCTCCGTAGCCGACGCGTCCTGCATCAAGCGGGTCGCCCAGCGGATCGTGACGACGAAAAAAGCGGGCAACGACGTCGTGGTGGTGGTCTCCGCGATGGGCGACACCACCGACGAACTGCTCGACCTGGCCCGGCAGGTGTCGCCGCTGCCGCCCGGCCGCGAGCTCGACATGCTGCTCACCTCGGGTGAGCGGATCTCGATGGCGCTGCTCGCGATGGCGATCGCGAACCTCGGCCACGAGGCGCGCAGCTTCACCGGCTCGCAGGCCGGCGTGATCACCGACTCGACGCACGGCAAGGCGCGCATCATCGACGTGACGCCGAGCCGCATCAGGGAGGCGGTCGACTCCGGCCAGATCGCGATCGTGGCCGGGTTCCAGGGGGTCTCCCAGGACAGCAAGGACATCACGACGCTCGGCCGGGGCGGCTCCGACACCACGGCCGTCGCTCTCGCGGCGGCGCTCGGCGCGGACGTCTGCGAGATCTACACCGATGTGGACGGCATCTACACCGCCGATCCCCGCATCGTCCGCACGGCACGGCAGATCCCGCGGATCTCCTACGAGGAGGCGATGGAGATGGCCGCGTGCGGGGCGAAGATCCTGCACCTGCGCTGCGTGGAGTACGCCCGCAGGTTCAACCTGCCCATCCACGTCAGAAGCTCGTTCAGCACGAAGGAAGGCACCTGGGTCGTCTCCGACCCCTACAGCGAAGGAACCGAAGTGGAGCAGCCCATCATCTCCGGGGTGGCGCACGACCGGAGCGAGGCCAAGATCACTGTGGTCGGGGTGCCCGACAAGGTCGGCGAGGCCGCCGCCATCTTCCGCACGCTGGCGGACGCGGAGATCAACATCGACATGATCGTGCAGAACGTGTCGGCCGCCGCGACCGGGCGGACGGACATCTCCTTCACGCTGCCGGTGAACGACAGCCAGACGGCCCTCACCGCGCTGAAGAAGATCCAGACCCAGGTCGCGTTCGAGTCGCTGCTGTACGACGACCAGATCGGCAAGGTGTCGCTCGTCGGCGCGGGCATGCGCTCGAACCCGGGCGTCACCGCCACGTTCTTCGGCGCGCTGGCCGACGCCGGAGTGAACATCGAGATGATCTCGACCTCGGAGATCCGCATCTCCGTCGTCGTGGGGCAGAACGAGGTGGACACCGCGGTCGCCGCCGCCCACCGCGCGTTCGACCTCGACTCCGACCAGGTCGAGGCCGTTGTGTACGGAGGTACCGGACGATGA
- a CDS encoding DUF5063 domain-containing protein: MSDEWNDLAARVAGHARNYIDGLTRLAGGEGGDATLPLLLVEVAQVSLAGTQLGAAQDVILQGNVEPVLSEDPDIDPLRTALAARLGPVDDYAEVFDPYKDDAVTPYRLSDDLAAVAADLIHGLRHYSAGRPLEALWWWQFSYFNTWGNHAGAALRALQSLVAHARLDVVEEGTTV, from the coding sequence ATGTCTGACGAGTGGAACGACCTGGCCGCGCGCGTCGCCGGACACGCGCGGAACTACATCGACGGCCTGACCCGCCTGGCCGGCGGCGAGGGCGGTGACGCGACGCTGCCGCTGCTCCTGGTGGAGGTGGCCCAGGTCAGCCTCGCGGGCACCCAGCTCGGGGCCGCGCAGGACGTGATCCTGCAGGGGAACGTCGAGCCCGTGCTGAGCGAGGACCCCGATATCGACCCCCTCCGTACGGCGCTGGCCGCCCGGCTCGGGCCGGTCGACGACTACGCCGAGGTCTTCGACCCCTACAAGGACGACGCCGTCACGCCGTACCGGCTGTCGGACGACCTCGCGGCGGTGGCGGCCGACCTCATCCACGGGCTGCGGCACTACAGCGCGGGCCGTCCTCTCGAGGCGCTGTGGTGGTGGCAGTTCTCCTACTTCAACACGTGGGGCAACCACGCCGGTGCGGCGCTGCGGGCCCTGCAGTCGCTCGTCGCGCACGCCCGCCTCGACGTGGTCGAAGAGGGCACCACGGTCTGA
- the recR gene encoding recombination mediator RecR translates to MYEGVVQNLIDELGLLPGVGPKSAQRIAFHLLAADPADVKRLAHALLEVKEKVRFCRVCGNVAAEEECRICRDQRRDPQVICVVEEPKDVVAIERTREFRGRYHVLGGAISPIDGVGPDDLKIRELMVRLADGQVTELILATDPNLEGEATATYLARLVKPLGLKVTRLASGLPVGGDLEYADEVTLGRAFEGRRLLDV, encoded by the coding sequence ATGTACGAAGGGGTCGTCCAGAATCTGATCGACGAGCTCGGGCTGCTGCCCGGCGTCGGTCCCAAGAGCGCGCAGCGGATCGCGTTCCACCTCCTCGCCGCCGACCCGGCCGACGTCAAGCGGCTGGCGCACGCGCTGCTGGAGGTCAAGGAGAAGGTGCGCTTCTGCCGGGTTTGCGGAAACGTCGCCGCGGAAGAGGAATGCCGCATCTGCCGCGACCAGCGGCGTGACCCGCAGGTGATCTGCGTGGTCGAGGAACCGAAGGACGTGGTGGCGATCGAGAGGACCCGCGAGTTCCGCGGACGCTACCACGTGCTCGGAGGAGCGATCAGCCCGATCGACGGTGTCGGGCCGGACGACCTGAAGATCCGCGAGTTGATGGTCCGGCTGGCCGACGGCCAGGTCACCGAACTGATCCTCGCTACCGACCCGAACCTCGAAGGCGAGGCGACCGCCACCTATCTGGCCCGGCTCGTCAAACCTTTGGGGCTGAAGGTGACCCGACTGGCCAGCGGCCTGCCTGTGGGCGGTGATCTCGAGTACGCCGACGAGGTCACCTTGGGCCGCGCTTTCGAAGGACGGAGGCTGCTGGATGTCTGA